The Streptomyces nitrosporeus genome includes a window with the following:
- the proC gene encoding pyrroline-5-carboxylate reductase, with the protein MTQTVAVLGTGKIGEALLSGMIRAGWRASGLLVTTRRTERAEELRTRYGVESVSNPEAAKSADILILAVKPQDMGGLLGELAPHLTADRLVISAAAGIPTSFIEERLTEGTPVVRVMPNTPVLVDEGMSVISAGSHATPEHLALAEAIFGGVGKTLRVPESQQDAATALSGSGPAYFYFLVEAMTDAGILLGLPRAQAHDLIVQAAIGAAVMLRDSGEHPVKLREAVTSPAGTTISAIRELENHGVRAALIAALEAARDRSRELASGNG; encoded by the coding sequence ATGACCCAGACAGTCGCAGTCCTCGGTACAGGCAAGATCGGCGAGGCCCTGCTCAGCGGCATGATCCGCGCCGGATGGCGGGCCTCCGGCCTGCTGGTGACCACGCGCCGCACGGAACGCGCCGAGGAACTGCGCACCCGTTACGGCGTCGAGTCCGTCAGCAACCCCGAGGCGGCCAAGAGCGCGGACATCCTGATCCTCGCGGTGAAGCCGCAGGACATGGGCGGGCTCCTCGGCGAACTCGCGCCCCATCTCACCGCGGACCGCCTGGTCATCAGCGCCGCCGCGGGAATCCCGACCTCGTTCATCGAGGAGCGCCTCACCGAGGGGACCCCCGTCGTCCGCGTCATGCCGAACACCCCCGTCCTGGTGGACGAGGGAATGTCCGTCATCTCGGCCGGCAGCCACGCGACGCCGGAACACCTCGCGCTCGCCGAGGCGATCTTCGGGGGCGTCGGCAAGACCCTCCGTGTCCCGGAGTCCCAGCAGGACGCGGCCACCGCGCTGTCCGGTTCGGGCCCGGCGTACTTCTACTTCCTCGTCGAGGCCATGACCGACGCGGGCATCCTGCTCGGTCTGCCCCGGGCCCAGGCGCACGACCTGATCGTGCAGGCCGCCATCGGCGCCGCCGTCATGCTGCGGGACAGCGGGGAGCACCCGGTCAAGCTCCGCGAGGCGGTGACCAGCCCGGCGGGCACCACCATCAGCGCCATCCGGGAGCTGGAGAACCACGGGGTGCGCGCCGCGCTCATCGCGGCCCTGGAGGCCGCCCGTGACCGGAGCCGCGAACTGGCCTCCGGCAACGGCTGA
- a CDS encoding HAD family hydrolase: MRYELVIFDNDGVLVDSEPISNTVLAGYLTELGHPTTYEESVRDFMGAAVHRVHDLVEERTGQKLPADFDEQLNTRTIAAFQQELVVVDGVEELLGKLVADGVAYCVASSGSHRKIVAGHRRTGLDQWFEDEWIFSSEDVGRGKPAPDLFLHAAASMGVSPERCVVIEDSPLGVEAARAAGMDVYGFTSMMPADRLTGVTGHFSDMAGLPGLLA; the protein is encoded by the coding sequence ATGCGCTACGAACTGGTCATCTTCGACAACGACGGTGTGCTTGTCGACAGTGAGCCGATCTCCAACACCGTCCTCGCCGGCTACCTCACCGAGCTCGGCCACCCCACCACGTACGAGGAGTCCGTCCGCGACTTCATGGGGGCGGCCGTCCACCGGGTGCACGACCTCGTGGAGGAACGGACCGGCCAGAAGCTGCCCGCGGACTTCGACGAGCAGCTGAACACCCGTACCATCGCCGCCTTCCAGCAGGAACTCGTCGTCGTCGACGGTGTCGAGGAGCTGCTGGGCAAGCTGGTCGCCGACGGGGTCGCCTACTGCGTCGCCTCGTCGGGAAGCCACCGGAAGATCGTGGCCGGGCACCGGCGGACCGGGCTCGACCAGTGGTTCGAGGACGAGTGGATCTTCAGCTCGGAGGACGTCGGGCGGGGGAAGCCGGCGCCCGACCTGTTCCTGCACGCCGCCGCGAGCATGGGTGTCAGCCCCGAGCGCTGCGTGGTGATCGAGGACAGTCCGCTCGGTGTCGAGGCGGCCCGTGCCGCGGGGATGGACGTCTACGGCTTCACCTCGATGATGCCCGCGGACCGGCTCACCGGGGTCACCGGGCACTTCTCCGACATGGCAGGGCTTCCCGGACTCCTCGCCTGA
- a CDS encoding MFS transporter, producing the protein MTNARLRYGRASLALSFLVQGVTFALLVTRIPAIQDRYGISDGLLPVFLAAVPVLAGVASVATEKVVARVRPAVLLRWAQPVVMLALLGVGAGDEVWQAAVALGVFGLAVGALDASMNMMGVSLQRAYGRSIMLGFHAAYSLGGIAGASLAWSGAHWDLPLLVSYLPAVVLLLPAALLGSRWYTTGGEDGAPAVEGAGAVLPAAGEGTGRAGESGTAGEAGKGPGGPPVPFGLLMPLCLVMAFAYIGDSTVSNWSAKYLQDVLGGSEQLATVPYNVYMVTTLLGRAVGDLGVRRLGAVAVVRGGSVLAAAGFGVVAVAPGPWWGMLGFTLLGLGLCVIVPQTFAAAGRLFPGASDVAVARLNVFNYVGFLVGSPLVGALGDVWSYRGAMLVPMVLVLATLVYARSFGAEPARYGGGHERARTADVG; encoded by the coding sequence ATGACGAACGCGCGGCTGCGGTACGGCAGAGCCTCCCTGGCCTTGAGCTTCCTGGTGCAGGGGGTGACCTTCGCCCTGCTCGTGACGCGGATCCCCGCGATCCAGGACCGGTACGGGATATCCGACGGGCTGCTGCCCGTGTTCCTGGCCGCCGTTCCCGTCCTGGCGGGGGTTGCCAGTGTGGCCACCGAGAAGGTGGTCGCCCGGGTGAGGCCGGCCGTCCTGCTCCGGTGGGCGCAGCCCGTGGTGATGCTGGCGCTGCTCGGGGTGGGCGCGGGTGACGAGGTGTGGCAGGCCGCCGTGGCGCTGGGTGTCTTCGGGCTGGCGGTCGGAGCGCTCGACGCGTCCATGAACATGATGGGCGTCAGCCTGCAACGCGCGTACGGGCGCAGCATCATGCTCGGGTTCCACGCCGCCTACAGCCTCGGGGGCATCGCCGGGGCGTCCCTGGCGTGGTCGGGCGCCCACTGGGACCTCCCCCTGCTGGTGTCCTATCTGCCGGCCGTGGTGCTCCTGCTGCCCGCGGCGCTCCTCGGGAGCCGCTGGTACACCACAGGGGGCGAGGACGGCGCGCCGGCGGTGGAAGGGGCCGGGGCGGTCCTGCCGGCGGCCGGAGAGGGAACCGGGAGGGCGGGGGAGTCCGGTACGGCGGGGGAGGCCGGGAAGGGGCCGGGGGGTCCCCCGGTGCCGTTCGGACTGCTGATGCCGCTCTGCCTGGTGATGGCGTTCGCGTACATCGGGGACTCGACGGTCTCCAACTGGAGCGCGAAGTACCTTCAGGACGTGCTGGGCGGTTCGGAACAGCTGGCGACCGTCCCGTACAACGTCTACATGGTCACGACGCTGCTGGGGAGGGCCGTCGGGGACCTCGGGGTGCGGCGGCTGGGCGCGGTGGCCGTGGTGCGCGGAGGGAGTGTGCTGGCGGCCGCGGGGTTCGGGGTGGTGGCGGTGGCGCCCGGGCCCTGGTGGGGGATGCTCGGGTTCACGCTGCTGGGGCTGGGGCTCTGTGTGATCGTGCCGCAGACGTTCGCCGCGGCCGGACGGCTTTTCCCCGGGGCGAGCGATGTGGCCGTGGCCCGGCTGAACGTCTTCAACTACGTGGGTTTCCTCGTCGGGTCGCCGCTCGTCGGCGCGCTGGGTGACGTGTGGAGCTACCGGGGGGCGATGCTGGTCCCGATGGTGCTGGTCCTCGCCACGCTCGTGTACGCCAGGTCGTTCGGCGCGGAGCCCGCCCGATACGGTGGCGGGCATGAGCGGGCGCGCACGGCTGATGTGGGATGA
- a CDS encoding acetoin utilization protein AcuC → MSGRARLMWDDAVTAYDFGDSHPMDPVRLALTMSLVRAYGLDRAVDVRSARAAGESTLRLVHRGDYVAAVRAASADPVSADQAYGIGTTDDPAFAGMHEASALIAGLSVGAAEAVWRGEAAHAVNFSGGLHHAMPGAAAGFCVYNDPALAIARLLELGVERVAYVDVDVHHGDGVQAAFWEDPRVLTVSLHEHPRTLFPQTGWPEETGAGAGEGSAVNVALPAGTGDAGWLRAFHAVVPELLADFRPQVLVTQHGADTHFEDPLAHLAVSLDAQRAVMTACHELAHAHAEGGRWVALGGGGYEVVDVVPRSWTHLVGIAAHAPVDPESVIPPSWRDEVYARTRQPGPARMTDGRTPVWRSWEDGYDPADRLDQAVRATRRAVFPLRGLLA, encoded by the coding sequence ATGAGCGGGCGCGCACGGCTGATGTGGGATGACGCGGTAACGGCATACGACTTCGGGGACAGCCATCCCATGGACCCGGTCAGGCTCGCCCTGACGATGTCACTGGTGCGTGCCTACGGGCTCGACCGGGCGGTGGATGTGCGGTCCGCCCGGGCCGCGGGGGAGTCCACCCTGCGGCTGGTGCACCGCGGGGACTACGTGGCCGCGGTGCGCGCGGCGTCCGCCGATCCGGTCTCGGCCGACCAGGCGTACGGGATCGGCACCACCGACGACCCGGCCTTCGCCGGTATGCACGAGGCGTCCGCGCTGATCGCCGGACTGTCCGTCGGCGCGGCCGAGGCGGTGTGGCGGGGAGAGGCCGCGCACGCGGTGAACTTCAGCGGCGGGCTGCACCACGCGATGCCGGGCGCGGCGGCCGGTTTCTGCGTCTACAACGATCCGGCGCTGGCCATCGCCCGGTTGCTGGAGCTGGGTGTGGAGCGGGTCGCGTACGTCGATGTGGACGTGCACCACGGTGACGGCGTCCAGGCGGCGTTCTGGGAGGACCCGCGGGTCCTGACCGTGTCGCTGCACGAGCATCCCCGCACGCTCTTCCCGCAGACCGGGTGGCCGGAGGAGACCGGCGCGGGGGCGGGCGAGGGATCCGCGGTCAACGTGGCGCTCCCGGCCGGTACGGGTGACGCGGGGTGGCTGCGGGCGTTCCACGCGGTGGTGCCGGAACTGCTGGCCGATTTCCGGCCGCAGGTACTGGTCACCCAGCACGGGGCCGATACGCACTTCGAGGACCCCCTGGCCCATCTCGCGGTGTCGCTCGACGCGCAGCGCGCGGTCATGACGGCCTGTCACGAGCTGGCGCACGCCCACGCGGAGGGGGGACGCTGGGTGGCGCTCGGCGGGGGCGGTTACGAGGTGGTGGACGTCGTACCGCGGTCCTGGACCCACCTGGTGGGCATTGCCGCGCACGCCCCGGTGGACCCGGAGTCGGTGATCCCGCCGTCGTGGCGGGACGAGGTGTACGCCCGGACCAGGCAGCCGGGACCGGCCCGGATGACGGACGGCCGGACGCCGGTGTGGCGGTCGTGGGAGGACGGCTACGACCCGGCGGACCGGCTGGACCAGGCGGTGCGGGCGACCCGGCGGGCGGTGTTCCCGCTGCGGGGGCTGCTGGCCTGA
- a CDS encoding phosphatase yields the protein MLSTGALRAHLLSARLAGTVATTREASLRSYRLFAARDPRVLLGLDPGRAWSERDLLRLMAERCGVSDDPGQVAGLDVIDPERTLAGLDAFAGRLADAARRRSPVLFGTGHPHRLLGFYAGLADALSAAGCAVLTHAQGRCVDITTRFGVRTHSVHYVRGVAMMREPGVRAPGGATGAHTHSPLPVRVVLEAAVEAGGVLPELVVGDHGWVCGAGQLGIEAIGLADTDDPALFVGEAEGVVSVAVPLDDAVPSEHYRPLARYVLDRARLSP from the coding sequence GTGTTGAGCACCGGAGCGCTGCGCGCGCATCTGCTGTCGGCCCGGCTGGCCGGGACCGTGGCGACCACGCGGGAGGCCAGCCTGCGGAGTTACCGTCTCTTCGCGGCGCGGGACCCCCGGGTGCTGCTGGGCCTCGACCCCGGCCGGGCCTGGAGCGAGCGTGACCTGCTGAGGCTGATGGCCGAGCGGTGCGGGGTGTCGGACGACCCCGGGCAGGTCGCGGGCCTCGACGTGATCGATCCGGAGCGGACGCTGGCGGGTCTGGACGCGTTCGCGGGGCGGCTGGCGGACGCCGCGCGGCGGCGGTCCCCGGTGCTGTTCGGCACCGGGCACCCGCACCGGCTGCTCGGTTTCTACGCCGGGCTGGCAGACGCGCTGTCGGCGGCCGGGTGCGCGGTACTCACCCACGCGCAGGGGCGATGTGTCGACATAACGACCCGGTTCGGTGTACGCACGCACAGCGTCCACTACGTGCGGGGCGTTGCGATGATGCGCGAACCGGGCGTGCGGGCGCCGGGTGGTGCGACCGGCGCGCATACGCATTCCCCGCTGCCGGTCAGGGTGGTCCTGGAGGCGGCGGTGGAGGCCGGCGGGGTGTTGCCGGAGCTGGTGGTGGGGGACCACGGCTGGGTCTGCGGGGCAGGTCAGCTGGGTATCGAGGCCATCGGCCTGGCGGACACCGACGACCCGGCGCTCTTCGTGGGGGAGGCCGAGGGAGTGGTGTCGGTCGCCGTGCCGCTCGATGACGCGGTGCCCTCGGAGCACTACCGGCCGCTGGCACGTTATGTACTCGATCGGGCCCGTCTGTCACCGTAG
- a CDS encoding helix-turn-helix domain-containing protein, translated as MAAGSERPLNEVKFLTVAEVASVMRVSKMTVYRLVHSGHLPAIRVGRSFRVPEQAVHEYLRESFVGVESA; from the coding sequence ATGGCTGCTGGCAGCGAGAGGCCTCTGAACGAGGTCAAGTTTCTGACCGTGGCGGAAGTCGCCTCGGTCATGAGGGTGTCCAAGATGACCGTGTACCGCTTGGTGCACAGCGGTCATCTGCCGGCGATCAGGGTGGGAAGGTCCTTCCGGGTCCCGGAGCAAGCAGTTCACGAGTATCTCCGTGAGTCCTTCGTGGGGGTGGAGTCGGCCTGA
- a CDS encoding 30S ribosomal protein bS22: MGSVIKKRRKRMAKKKHRKLLKRTRVQRRNKK, encoded by the coding sequence GTGGGCTCTGTTATCAAGAAGCGGCGCAAGCGGATGGCCAAGAAGAAGCACCGCAAGCTGCTCAAGCGCACGCGCGTTCAGCGTCGCAACAAGAAGTAA
- a CDS encoding NAD-dependent epimerase/dehydratase family protein: protein MGKIVLVTGAARQLGGRFVRRVQQDPGVDRVIAVDMTEPGHPLGDAEFVRADIRGPAITRVLAEHAVDTVVHLDVSAKSLGGGGRTNAKETNVIGTLQLLGACQKSPSVRRLVVKSSTSVYGAAPRDPAVFTETTPPKSLPGGGFAKDAVEVEGYVRGFARRRPDVAVCVLRFANILGPDPDSPLADYLALPVLPTVLGYDPRLQFVHEDDVLDVLDIAAREPRRGTLNSGTFNIAGDGVLLLSQCARRLGRPTVPVLLPAVTWVGSALRTVGMTDFSAEQIRLLTHGRVVSTTQMRETLGFRPRFTTARTFEDFVRSRRPGLLPPERVGRAVDRLARLRPAEGAAPGTGLTTRPTHGAR, encoded by the coding sequence TTGGGGAAGATCGTGCTCGTCACGGGAGCGGCCCGGCAGCTGGGCGGCCGTTTCGTCCGACGCGTCCAGCAGGACCCCGGTGTGGACCGGGTGATCGCCGTCGACATGACCGAGCCCGGGCACCCGCTGGGGGACGCCGAGTTCGTCCGGGCCGACATCCGCGGGCCGGCGATCACCCGGGTCCTGGCCGAGCACGCCGTGGACACCGTCGTCCATCTCGACGTGTCGGCGAAGTCGCTGGGCGGGGGCGGGCGCACGAACGCCAAGGAGACGAACGTCATCGGCACCCTGCAGCTCCTCGGTGCCTGCCAGAAGTCGCCGTCCGTCCGGCGTCTCGTCGTCAAGTCCAGTACGAGCGTCTACGGCGCGGCCCCGCGCGACCCGGCCGTCTTCACCGAGACCACCCCGCCCAAGTCACTGCCCGGCGGCGGCTTCGCCAAGGACGCGGTGGAGGTCGAGGGGTACGTACGCGGCTTCGCGCGCCGCAGGCCCGATGTGGCGGTCTGCGTGCTGCGGTTCGCGAACATCCTGGGGCCGGACCCGGACTCGCCGCTCGCCGACTACCTGGCGCTGCCCGTCCTGCCCACGGTCCTCGGCTACGACCCGCGGCTCCAGTTCGTCCACGAGGACGACGTCCTCGACGTCCTGGACATCGCCGCCCGCGAACCGCGGCGCGGGACGCTGAACAGCGGAACCTTCAACATCGCGGGCGACGGGGTGCTGCTGCTGTCACAGTGCGCGCGCCGGCTGGGCAGGCCGACCGTGCCGGTGCTGCTCCCCGCCGTCACCTGGGTCGGTTCGGCCCTGCGCACGGTCGGGATGACCGACTTCTCGGCGGAACAGATCCGGCTGCTCACCCACGGGCGGGTGGTCTCCACGACGCAGATGCGCGAGACGCTGGGGTTCCGCCCGAGGTTCACGACGGCCCGGACGTTCGAGGACTTCGTCCGGAGCCGGCGGCCGGGACTGCTGCCGCCCGAGCGGGTGGGCCGGGCCGTCGACCGGCTGGCACGGCTGCGGCCGGCCGAGGGTGCCGCGCCGGGCACCGGCCTCACGACCCGACCGACCCACGGCGCCAGGTAG
- a CDS encoding lysophospholipid acyltransferase family protein: MADAKVLPFDDDRSRSGGGRRRNTTPGTGRQGQHEPGAAPVSALPGAQEPEDGQQGPQEPPEPPEGPGGGSWDRRIAGGLAFLRRRLTGDYDVDEFGYDEELTDQVLMSLLRPLARSYFRVEVKGIENIPSDGGALVVANHSGTLPLDGLMLQVAVHDHHPAKRHLRLLAADLVFMLPVVNELARKAGHTLACAEDAERLLEGGEVVGVMPEGFKGLGKPFGDRYKLQRFGRGGFVSTALRAGVPIVPCSIVGAEEIYPMIGNSRTLARILGFPYFPLTPTFPWLGPLGAVPLPTKWTIQFGEPIPTDGFPPEAAEDPMLMFNLTDQVREQIQHTLYKLLVQRRSVFF; encoded by the coding sequence ATGGCGGACGCCAAGGTCCTTCCCTTCGACGACGACCGGTCGCGTTCCGGCGGCGGGCGGCGCAGGAACACCACGCCCGGCACCGGGCGCCAGGGCCAGCACGAGCCCGGTGCCGCGCCCGTGAGCGCGCTGCCGGGCGCCCAGGAGCCGGAGGACGGGCAGCAGGGCCCCCAGGAGCCGCCGGAGCCGCCGGAGGGCCCTGGAGGGGGCTCCTGGGACCGGCGGATCGCCGGGGGCCTCGCCTTCCTGCGCCGGCGCCTCACGGGCGACTACGACGTCGACGAGTTCGGCTACGACGAGGAGCTGACCGACCAGGTCCTCATGTCGCTGCTGAGGCCGCTCGCCCGGTCGTACTTCCGCGTCGAGGTGAAGGGCATCGAGAACATCCCGTCCGACGGCGGGGCGCTGGTGGTGGCCAACCACTCGGGGACCCTGCCGCTGGACGGGCTGATGCTCCAGGTCGCCGTCCACGACCACCACCCCGCGAAACGGCACCTGCGGCTGCTCGCCGCCGACCTGGTCTTCATGCTGCCGGTCGTCAACGAACTGGCCCGGAAGGCCGGCCACACCCTGGCCTGCGCCGAGGACGCGGAACGGCTGCTGGAGGGCGGAGAAGTCGTCGGGGTGATGCCCGAGGGCTTCAAAGGGCTCGGCAAACCCTTCGGCGACCGGTACAAGCTCCAGCGCTTCGGCCGGGGCGGCTTCGTGTCGACCGCGCTGCGCGCCGGAGTACCGATCGTGCCGTGCTCGATCGTGGGGGCGGAGGAGATCTACCCGATGATCGGCAACTCCCGGACCCTGGCCCGCATCCTCGGATTCCCCTACTTCCCCCTCACCCCCACCTTCCCGTGGCTGGGCCCGCTCGGAGCCGTACCGCTGCCGACGAAGTGGACCATCCAGTTCGGGGAGCCCATCCCCACGGACGGCTTCCCGCCGGAGGCGGCGGAGGACCCCATGCTGATGTTCAACCTGACCGACCAGGTACGCGAGCAGATCCAGCACACGCTGTACAAACTGCTGGTGCAACGGCGGTCGGTGTTCTTCTGA
- a CDS encoding DUF5667 domain-containing protein codes for MIANVSAHRRANAFAQALEEQPSQGAAAGQPDEPAAPAEHGPLLALANGLGELPKPELDPEVKTVQRAQLVAAMETMFAQGGASTGPTVPEQRSKGAHRASPLRKLRPRSRWAKGLTAGGITVGVAAGAFGGVAAASSDALPGDSLYALKRGMEDIHLGMANGDADRGEVYLDQASTRLSEARRLMERARAGQMDHESLGEVRRTLNGMTHDATEGHRLLRSAYQRDGSLGPIQTLDTFSRAHRDSWSDLRDRLPVQLADIGEQVSSVFEAMDEEVAPLQSLLPRTPGKGEETERSGSRQGDAGPSDTERPAPSSPAAPGPGEEGADTSPQPSGTGEGPGEGLIGGGTSGLLDGLPTDAATPSAPSGGTGQAPPVPDVTLPPLLPGLLPGLGLGSEDLEP; via the coding sequence GTGATCGCAAACGTTTCGGCACACCGGCGGGCGAACGCCTTCGCCCAGGCCCTGGAAGAGCAGCCGTCCCAGGGTGCGGCGGCCGGACAGCCCGATGAACCGGCCGCACCGGCCGAACACGGACCGCTGCTGGCCCTGGCGAACGGCCTCGGAGAGCTACCGAAGCCGGAATTGGATCCCGAGGTCAAAACGGTGCAGCGAGCCCAGCTCGTCGCGGCCATGGAGACCATGTTCGCCCAGGGCGGTGCGTCCACGGGCCCTACGGTGCCCGAACAACGGAGCAAGGGAGCCCACCGGGCGTCCCCGCTCCGGAAGTTGCGCCCACGCTCCCGCTGGGCGAAAGGGCTCACCGCGGGCGGCATCACGGTCGGTGTGGCGGCGGGAGCGTTCGGCGGAGTGGCCGCTGCCAGTTCCGACGCCCTCCCGGGTGACTCCCTCTACGCGCTGAAACGCGGCATGGAGGACATCCACCTCGGCATGGCCAACGGCGACGCCGACCGCGGGGAGGTCTACCTCGACCAGGCGTCGACCCGCCTGAGCGAAGCCCGCCGGCTGATGGAGCGCGCCCGCGCCGGGCAGATGGACCACGAGTCCCTCGGCGAGGTCAGGCGCACGCTCAACGGCATGACGCACGACGCCACCGAGGGCCACCGCCTGCTGCGCTCCGCCTACCAGCGCGACGGTTCCCTCGGCCCGATCCAGACCCTGGACACGTTCTCCCGCGCGCACCGCGACAGCTGGAGCGACCTCCGCGACCGGCTGCCGGTCCAGCTCGCCGACATCGGCGAACAGGTCAGTTCGGTCTTCGAGGCCATGGACGAAGAGGTCGCCCCGCTCCAGTCCCTGCTGCCCCGCACCCCGGGCAAAGGCGAGGAGACCGAGCGGTCCGGCTCCCGCCAGGGCGACGCCGGCCCTTCGGACACGGAGCGTCCGGCGCCCTCCTCCCCCGCGGCGCCCGGCCCGGGGGAGGAGGGCGCCGACACCTCCCCACAGCCGTCCGGTACCGGGGAAGGTCCTGGGGAGGGCCTGATCGGCGGCGGCACGAGCGGTCTGCTGGACGGTCTCCCGACCGACGCCGCCACCCCGTCCGCACCGTCCGGCGGCACCGGTCAGGCGCCACCGGTGCCGGACGTCACCCTGCCGCCACTGCTCCCGGGGCTGCTGCCCGGTCTGGGACTCGGCAGCGAGGACCTCGAACCGTAG
- a CDS encoding ECF subfamily RNA polymerase sigma factor, BldN family, with protein sequence MYPHVGVDASGLATLRATVIDHLRGLVPTATAVPAFAAPAPAGPCYALAERSAAVGRRGNRGAATASTSASTVRRPTADSDSARMMDLVERAQAGEAEAFGRLYDQYSDTVYRYIYYRVGSKATAEDLTSETFLRALRRISTFTWQGRDFGAWLVTIARNLVADHFKSSRFRLEVTTGEMLDANEVARSPEDSVLESLSNAALLQAVRRLNPQQQECVTLRFLQGLSVAETARVMGKNEGAIKTLQYRAVRTLARLLPDDAR encoded by the coding sequence GTGTACCCACACGTCGGGGTTGACGCCTCGGGCCTGGCTACGCTCCGCGCGACGGTCATCGACCATCTGCGCGGTCTCGTCCCCACCGCGACGGCCGTCCCCGCCTTTGCCGCCCCCGCGCCGGCCGGCCCCTGCTACGCGCTCGCCGAGCGCAGCGCGGCGGTCGGAAGACGCGGCAACCGCGGCGCCGCGACCGCGTCCACGTCCGCGTCCACCGTCCGCCGCCCCACGGCGGACAGCGACAGCGCGCGCATGATGGACCTCGTCGAGCGCGCCCAGGCCGGTGAGGCCGAGGCCTTCGGCCGCCTGTACGACCAGTACAGCGACACCGTGTACCGGTACATCTACTACCGCGTCGGCAGCAAGGCGACGGCGGAGGACCTCACCAGCGAGACGTTCCTGCGTGCCCTGAGGCGCATCTCCACCTTCACCTGGCAGGGCCGCGACTTCGGCGCCTGGCTGGTCACGATCGCGCGCAACCTGGTCGCCGACCACTTCAAGTCCAGCCGTTTCCGGCTCGAAGTGACCACCGGCGAGATGCTCGACGCCAACGAGGTCGCCCGGAGCCCGGAGGACTCCGTCCTGGAGTCCCTCTCCAACGCAGCCCTGCTCCAGGCCGTACGCCGCCTCAACCCCCAGCAGCAGGAGTGCGTGACCCTGAGGTTCCTCCAGGGCCTCTCGGTCGCCGAGACCGCGCGGGTCATGGGCAAGAACGAGGGTGCGATCAAGACCTTGCAGTACCGAGCCGTCCGCACCCTGGCCCGGCTGCTGCCCGACGACGCGCGCTGA